gctcgaccaataattacgactttacgtaattcgtaacttcccttccgtaactcgaaataattccgtaattccgtaaatctgtaaattacgtgcaagcctaatgtGAATTTAAACATTCGTTCTGGTACTCACCTCATAAACAGGATTTCCCTCCGCGCCATGAATCCACTGAGCTCCACGTTCATACATATGACCTTTAAACTCTGTTGTAAATATTCGTCCTCCAATACGGTCAGTTGCCTCGAGAATAGTAACATCCGATTGACCATTTTCGAATAACACTCGAGCAGCAGATAAACCACTCACACCTGCCCCGATGATCACAACTTTCTTGCAGTTACCATTTTGTGAAAGACTCAGTGTGAGCAAAAACAAAAACGTATAGGTGGTCGCTTTTCCGCTCATTGTGTATTTGAATAAACCTGGGAAGTGAATCAAAAATGCAAATTATATTAGCTATCTTTTAATCACAGTTGAAAACTTTAAGGTAAACCATCCAATTTACAGCATGTTGCCACACAAGCAGAGAGCTGAAAAGCAAGCTAAAACTTACATCCTAATGGTGTGAAAATCTGATGCAAAGCAACCACTaaagatatattttaaatttagataCAAGAAAAGTGCAAAAACAAATTCAGATGCACAGTTTATAGCCAAACTACGATGCTCTAAAATTGACTATTATTTCATTAGTTTCATTTTAAATCATCATTTCTCGCCATGCGTTGTATCAGTGCGATTGTTTCTAAAATGCGTTGGAAAAGATTTTGTGAATTTACTCAATTGTTAACAAAAACCTAATATTCCCGAAATATTCCTTTAAAATTTTCACgtgtaaaaatgtttttgtcaCATACTCGACAGcacaaaatttaatatatttttacgttTAGGATAAAATTGCATCTCTATAATAAACCAAGACTATATTTTCTCAACTCTTTGCAATACTATTCTGTTGGGTCAAACTTCACACACTGAGTCACACACTGAGAATGCTCGCAGAACCAAAATGCCCAAGCTTTAAAATTGTCCACATcatgattatatatattttaaatgccTACGTCCATGTTAATATTTGCTTGGGGCgttcacaattttttcttgtaatATGTAGTACGTGGAGTATTGAACAATTATGACAACACGTACTTAATTTCGATAATTAAATTAGCAGTTCGGCTAAATGATATTATAAAAAGTGCGACGAGAATAATTCCTTGCCGAACGGCATATTTGAATTCCTAAttctttattataatttttgaatgaggaCGCAACATTAAATCAAATAGCTCTGTTGTACAGTCGTTTTATAACTGATTTTCCGATTTAAAGACCAAAATATATTACTTTACAGTATTATAATACAACTCTTTCTATTTTATTGTTCAGATCATTTGCAAAGTTTGATCATAAGAAACAGCTCATAATATTTCTCATCACGGATCCTATCCGACTCAGAACTTGATGATATTCGTGATTCTGTATATCTGTCTAACGCATATGCATGTACGATCTCTATTGTAGTTTAATCGTTCTTTCCTGTTGGCTACAATAGGAATTTCCCTCCAATTTAGTTAAGACATCAAAATCTACATCATTATCCGTGAAAATGAATAGAAATCAATTGGGTTTAAATGATACTATGCTGTGGGTTGTGAGAACAAGAATATAAAACCCTATTGGATCCGGAGGATAATGTTCCATTTACAACACAGTCGACATTAATATGATGGATGAGGTTGCTTTTTAATCGCACAATTCATCAATTTTCGAAGCAATTTGTGATAAACAAACACGCAGGTCCGACTCTTCGGCAAGTCTTGAAATCGTGTTGTTTTACAACGGAATTTATTTAAGTTTCGCTGCACAATCACCTTAAAAAACGGTGCTCCTGAAAtttgtgtaccaagatggtgtACACTGAAACGTagtaggtgtaccaggttaggccattatTTCAGGTTCAAAtatatactacaggagtcacttggctaatccccaaactcttaatagaactaaaataaggaaagttggaataaaattatgggctaaccctaacctggtacacatactacgtccggtgtccgccatcttggttcacatattccGGGAGCACCGTTTAAAGATAGACAATTTACCAGTAAATCGTTCCGGTACATCAAAAGTCATAACCGACCAGTCATGTCAAACAACTCAGAACGGCGGTTTTGTTGCTTATAAATTTGATAAGCCTACCCTAGAAGATAATTTATTGTATACAAATTAGAATAATTATCCTATTTTATACAACGATACGACTTGCAACTAAAAAGTGACGTATCAACTAAAGAGGTCAACTCAGTGCATAAAACAACTAGATCATCATTCACTGAAacctttattgttttattaGACTCTGACAATGACACCCATAAAAATAAGCTAGCCTCCAAAATCAAGTCAGTctttttatgtaaaaaaattcttttatatgtttatatatGTTAAGGTGTGTATGTAACAATTCTTAATAGAAAATTCATATCTTGCATTATTATTAGTTGATTGTTTGAGATTCGGCCTATTTGTTAAATAGTTTGCTTGAATAACCTATGATCATGAACTGTTGACATACATTTGATTATAATAGTTTCCTCAGAATTCGACGTAGCAAAACAGTTGTATCATAAATCCTAACTGCAGAAATGCGGTATTATTGAACTTTCAGATTCTAGCATTTGATTGTTATTCATAAGCAGTTTCTATGTTTATTTCGACCAAAGGACCGATTGCCTTCCTCAAGTAGTGCAGATCTTTTATCAATTGCGGAAGTTGTTCGAGATCGCTGATGTTTTGATAAAGCAGTGTATGTGACCTTCAAGTGAAATGTTCGTACGCGAAACgaatttatgtaattttaattGCAGGTAGGAGTTgtattgaaaattgtaaaaaagacTTCTTGCTTTTACACTTCCATGCATAATAGTTTTACTCttgatttacatatatatatatatatatatgaatttcatTCAACTGCACACCACAGCTCAATGCATCAAATGAATCTCAAGAATGTTCATTCATAAAATGcgatatatttattcatatatatatattaatatttacaaaaacattttctggGAACATGGAACGAGACGAGACTCTCTAAAGTAGCTGTAACGACCAGTTTTAGCAAAGTCGCATGAACACCAATCCAAATATGACAGCAAACTCCGGGCAAATCTTATCTGCGATTTTTACATGTGAACACGCACCCACGGAGCAAATATCGGCCAGCATAAAAAGTAGATCCAACTTTCATTGACCTTTTGAGCCACAGTCGATATATTCACTCACACCAAGTAAAACACGAAGAAAGATGAGACAAGCCTTACAAAATTGAGATGCTTTAGAAATAGATGATCCGTCACAAGTCAGTCTTGTTGCGGTTTGAAGATATAGGTAATTTACCAGTAAATCGATCCGATACATCAAAAGTCACAACCGACCAACTACATCAAACAACTCAAGACGGCGGTGTTGTTGCCTAAAAATCAATACcaaaaagtaacaattttttgtgcttACAATtacagtagaaactctacctacaaAATCAATTAGTTCGGGAATCTTCTTCGCATGTAGAAAATAGTGGGattttacctgtaaatgcccAAATCCGTTCTGAGCCCACACAAAACTCGGACATAATATTAGTGTAAATTATAATAATGTTTGAAATTCGTAACAAATACATGTTTAAATTAGATCACtacataataaatagaaaaggtACACAAGGAAAGAAGAAAAAGCAGATAAATACCGATTAAAAACTACGAACGGTATGTTTGTTGGACAcggaagtggacataacgatcgtttcaatattattggagacgggtagtggacataacgatcgttttcatatttttgataatCTTGTTGTTCTTCTTCTTTTTTGTGTTGTTCAgcaaaaatcgcttttctccttAATTACTGGACCAACTGCTTTAAAATTGTTAGTGCTTGAAGATGAAGTTTTGCtctaaaaggctattacttttatttatttctaaataccATACGAAATTTATGAAATGTGGTATTTCATCAAActttttgctgtattatttttattcacggGAACACGGATATTAGTCCGTGTGATGACTGGTTGTCCGTTTTGATTCTACAAATTCTTGCTAGGCCACTGGTTCTCAACTCAAATCAATTTTGAGAACGATCGGGCACGGAGAAGTTACAGCCTTTAAGTGGCCCGGAATAGGCAACCTGTCAATCAAGCCATCGACCAAGTCACGCTAAGTGATTTTGGCGTTTACAGGCAAGTAAATTCCGTCTCGGGGCGGGAAAGCGTTTGcacgagtattgggaatttttcaaGTGGCTCAGAGGTGAGAAagcgtgtggaaagccacgcccacttttTACCTGAACCTAAacagtcgcttttctctttcattactggaccaattgctctgaaattttcagtgctttcTTTAGacggctattactttcatttacctcaaacgtgtccatatattctagcatagctctcttgtttacctTTGGCGTTGGCCGACTGGGCTAAGCTGAACGAAGACGGAGGACAGTGGGAGGAAGCGGCAAAACTAAAGTTGACAGATGAGGAAGAATGCACGAAAATgagaacaaacaaaaaaaattcaaaattttcaattttttttttatcctattTTCTTGTGTCTTAGCTGTTACACGCGCATCATCGTCTTCCTATTGAAGTTAGCTGGCAAACGCTGTCTTCGATtacgataaaaaatgaaataattttaaaatgtttcaaatcaaaacttggacggcggcgctaggatATGTGTGCCATATTTGGTACCCAGAACATTTGGTAGGTAGAGTATCTGAAGGCGTCTCGCGGATTTACTCAGTTACTTGTAATAAAGCCCTCCTGTagtaaaggttgcacacccctggcccAGAAGTTAATTTATTGTATACAAAGAAGAATAATTATCCCATTTTATACAACGATACGACTTGCGACTACAGAGTGGCGTATCACCTGAAAAAGGTCAATTTAGTGTGTAAAACAAGCTAGAAAACCATTCACTGGGAACCTTTTTTGGAAGCAGTTTCTATGATCCATGTCGTTTGCAACCTAATCTAAGTATATAAGCAAGCTCTCCAGCAACATAGATACCGCCGATTCATAAAGTTTAGCTGTGTGTTGTGAAAATCATCAAACCGATTTTTCGTTGAGTATTTCCAATATTCTTTCTCCTTCATTTTTTCCCGATGAAAAGGCTCCGTCAACAGTGCTATATCTTGATAGGCTCAAAGCTTCTCCGGCAAAAAATACCCTCGCTGTTCCGTTTACAAAAAGTGGTTGTGCGACTATTTCTTTGTCCTGTTCCTTTTGGCCAATTGCAGGATAACTGTATGAACCCAGAAAATTGTCATCCAAGTCCCATTCCGTAAAAATGATGTGATCAGGACTCGGTATATTTGGATCGTTTAGGAACCTCCGCAAGAAATTTGTAGTAGTTAATTTGAGATCTATTTCAGGAAGTTTACGAATTATACTTGATGTATATTTAGTTAGCCAAATCATAAGGAAATTTTCACCATAATTTGTAATTGTATGCACGTTACGACACCAATGATTTTCATCAAAAAACTCATCTTTGAGAATTTCATTTGTAAATTCTTCATGCGAATCCCATAAAATATatctttgagcaaatttttcaGAATTCCAAAATGgattatcataaaataaaaacattttatttatcgTTCCGAAACCAATTCTTTGAATTGCTGTCTTCTTATTATCAGGTAATTCCGGTTCAAAAAGATTTctgtgatattttttcaaacatcCCATAGAAATTGTCACTAGGACGAAATCAGCGTTTATTATTTGAGTTTTATTActcttattcaaatattttactacaACTTTACTTCCATTTTCTATATCCCATTGTATATTTTCCACTCTACTGTTAAGTTGAATTGCACCATAGGGAATAGTTTTGCTCAATTTTATTGGTAAACTCTGATACCCATCTAGAACCTTGATGTCGTCaccatattcaataaattcattccATAACAGACTATTCACCAAGTCAGGTTCGGCGCCATCTAAAACCTCCATGTTTGCAAACTTGTTCACAAGAATTGGCTCAGTCAGTGATTCATCTAAGCCAAGTTCGCTAACTTGGCGTAACTTTTGTCTCCATATGTTTCTTGTTAGGTCGCCAAGTGAAGTATTGACAAGTTCGTCAGCACTCCCGATTTCTAGCTTCTCGTCAATTAAATCCATTAGATCTGTAAATTAGTTGCAAcgaaaatgcaattttttgatcaTGAAATAGTTTAATAGAAGAATATTGTTATTTGTATAATATGTCACTATAATTTGAGGAAATATTGGAAATACCAATCATATTAACTTAATTTATCATTTTACTAATTTGGCCTACATTGTATAACAAAATAGTGTTCCGTTTCTGTCAAATGTGTAGACAATAGACTTCTTACCCGAGGAATTCCACAAAAACTGTTTTATTGCTGGGGTCAAAGGTCTTCCACTGTAGTATTTATACTCTGGATATACAGCCCAACTGTCTACTTCCAGGTTTGTGTCCTCAGATAAATACTTTAAAATAGAATGTAAAGAAAGGTAAGGTAAAGATAATAAAACTCTacctaataattttattatactgAAATGCTATCAATAAGTCAGATATAATAGTTTgtaagtaaatatatatacttttttaatatttacatatatttcaATGTAACCTTAATAAGAATTCATTCATAAACACGATTTTATAATTATGCCTGACAGGTCTCTGGTGTACTTAAATGTGCAAAAACACTTTAACTTACATCGTAAACGACATTTCCATCATTTCCGTGTATCCACTGAGCGCCACGTTCAAACATATGACCTTGGAATTCTGTTGTAAATATTCGGCCTCCAATACGGTCAGTTGCCTCAAGAATTGTCACATCCGAAAGGCCGTTCTCAAATAACACTCGTGCGGCAGATAAACCACTGACCCCTGCTCCGATGATGACTACTTTCTTGCCATTGATAATTTGCAAAAGATACAGCCCaagcaaaaacaaaaacacgCCTTTGACATTTGATGTCCTATACATTCTACGTTGTTATGAGActaaacaaaacaaattcaaGATCATCAGTGTTGTCCCGGTTTAGAATAGAAggaattcaaaacaaaaaatagtaaataaacttataataaatttcaaaaattatttaaatcttTCTCGTGAATGTTTCTGTAAAAACTATTTAGCTTTCCTAAATAATTCCaagtaaataaaatcaataaaaataagtaGTTTTCTAATTTAAACTGCAACAAACAAATAATCAAGTACCCATAGAACATGTGTAAGAACAATATACTGTAGCTTTATTCCTTAATTATGGAAGATAATCCCTAGCGtgaagaaaaacaaataaatcgcCCGTAAATTCTACTTGGCTATGGAGGCTTGTTCAAATTTACTTGGATATGGTAATATGATAGCAAATAGAATTAACTGTCTCCTTGCCTGCTGTTTATTTCAGATATATATGTACTAAGCATTCTCTATTGGCAATCTTCAGGCCATATTCATCGTGCTCTTAGTCTTGCTTAAATTATATTTGCTCTGCATTGTAAGTTTCGCAGTTGATCTGCACTCCAGAATTTACGACTTTTTAACAAGATTTCCATGCCTTCGACCAAATGACCAATCGCTCCTTTCCGACGGTTTTATTCCTTCCTCAAGTAATACAGATCTTGCCGGAAGTTGTTTGAGATCGCTGATGTTTTGATAAAGCAATCAATGTAATCTTTAGCCTTGCGTACCTGCGTACGCAAAACAAATTTatgtaattatatttttaggtatgagttatattgaaaattgtaaaaaatgcCTACTCTTCACACTTTCATGCATGATAGTTTTACTGTTGATTTACATATTATATTAATTTCATTCAACTGCACATCACAATGCTCAGCTCAATGCATCAATGAAATCTCAagaatattcatttataaaatgCGATACAAttgtgtatatatgtatatttggaaaaatatttgctgGGAACTACTACTTCTCAGAGTAGAGAAGTTACAggggaatatatatattcagttttAGATGATGAAAGTACATTCACATATAGAAAGAATAttcacacaaatatattaaaaatttcactGCTTCCAATAAGCTAGGCTTGGTCGGCGCTTTCTTCAAGGAAATCGACACAAAATGTGTATTTTTATGTTCTATTTTAGTTGTTAATTTGATTGTACCAgggtaaatgtttcatcatttatttagaTTTATTCATAGCATATACAATTCAAATATAAGGCCTGCCTAATTTatagtcgtaagtgttgaaaattcctcAATAAACTTTGCCAAGTATTCATGTATTATCTAAATAGCGaaatataaatattctcaaactaTGAATGTTAcgtgactgctcaaacttcagtattcaacttacaatttcctccaagtGCGATTCTTCGCTCTCGtggaatcagaaaaaaaaaatgtgcatTCTGATGCCAATGGCACCATTGCGAATACAATTGATCACACTACTCCTGGAGTGAGACGATAATTTTtgcatactgcagaagttatAGTAGGATCGCTCGTCAGTCAACCCACACGATAATCTGCAATTCATtttaaaccttggcagcggcaAACTTGCTGATCTAAATCCTCTCAATTTTGTTAGACTTGTCTCGTGTTTTACTTGGTGCGAGTGAATATATTGCATGTGGCTCAAAAGGTAAATGAAAGTTGGATCCATATTTCATACTGGTCGATATTTGTCCCGTGAGTGCGCGTTAAAGTGTACCTGAATAATGATAAATTTAACCATTGATCGGCACCACTTTTTTTTCAAGTACACGAGAAAGTCCTGCCAGAGATCGTCCCATGACTCTCAATATAAAACCCCAAGCTAATCCAACAGTGTTGCTTTACGTCAGGACAAGAGTAAAGAGTTGTGTCGTAGGAATTCTTCATCTATGCTGTTGCACTTAGTGGATCTGTCCTATTCTATAGCAAGAAGAATGATGACTATTCTATGTCTTTAGGCACGTTTCACACGAATGCATTAATGTAACGTTCCATCTAACTCGGGCATAAATTGCAAAATGTTCGGCTGAATGATCatgaataaatataagaaaCAATGTAGAATCCAAAATGAGACCCTAAAAAACTCCAGAAAAAAATTGGGTATGTCTGGCCACTGGCTTTTGCAAAAGAATGTTACTTTTTGAGAATGCATCCCGCCTTAACAGTGAGAAGATATTTTTCGTTTCGCTATACCGCCGTAGCACATTCCCAAGAACACCATGTTGCAGAATACGATTTCAGCTGGCGCCGTCGATGAGGAATGAACTCGTTAATCTCAATATTACAAATTCGCACATTTTCCCCGTGGAATGGGACTTGCGGCCATTTGACTTGTTCACTGAAGATACGAGAAGAAATAAGAACCACCAACTTCAATGCAGAGAGTAATATACACACCTTGGACGATAGTTAGGAGTCGCTACTACTTATAATTTTATGTGGTCATCTCAAACTTTGTAATCTGCTAGCTCAACGGCAAAAACCCATATATATCTCTCCCTATTTTATGCTTTAATTCAATTCATGAAAACACCTTCTATGAAGTGTTAAAACCCTTTATTCCGTTACACCTGTCTTCCTCCGTTACGCTTGTCGGTCGATCTCCTGAGCAACACGGTGCTCAACTAATTCCCTTCCGTACCGTTGCGCAACTTTCCTGTTCGTATATTTGAGTATAACTCTGTTGTTAATTTACAATCTACATGATTGTTAATGTATCACTGctgaaaatttctgatttttaaaTCTTGTAATTCGCCCTTTCGGTATTTCATGAGAAGTTAGATAACTCCAAAAATAAGACATGAGATGGTATTTACTCCAAAATATCCGGATGGCCATATCCGGATCTATAAGCATTCGGTAGAGCTTGCGGCTAGATTGAATGTTAGAAAGATTGAATGTTCAttgatatttcatattaaaGGACGTAACTGCGAGTAAGGCCTACTTGACATCATTTTCATCCAGTCACTAATCCCTAAGGGATTTCCCAAACGATATGTCAACATCGGACTAAAATACAATGCTTTGCAGAAGAAACTATTAATGGCAACACTTAATATACTACCATTGCAGGAAACCTTTGgtggaatttgtaattttgcAAGGCCATTTAGGTCACTCTTCGGGTGTTTGATACAGGTTTATACACCAGAGCATTAACCTGTGCTGTGTATTAGAGGTTAGTGGTCTGGTGGTATGCAGGTTAGGGAAGTGTGGAACGTAGAACCGCCaaaaggtgcgcaatttttgacGCTGTCACGGCACACAAATAAAGAAGACATAGatttaaaattacaaagtaatTATATAGTCCAGTAATTaaggagaaaagcgattttccatagtaataagaagaaaaataacGACAAGAACAAAatcaacaaaataacaaaatgatctatagatacatttcgtgtccaaaaaacaTCGTTATCGCGTCCTCAATACAATAAAGCAAGTTTTGATCAAAGAAAAGAGCTGGCTGCAAGATGTCGTTTCGCTATTTCATGTTTTAAAGCTATTCCGTCAATAAACATGCATACATATATCTGAGTGGCAAAATCTAAAATACGTTTTCGATTGCATCAACCTATTCATCATACTCGTTGATGTATATAATAATGCGTTCTAGATATTTAAAGCTTTGTGTGTTTAGTCAACACAAATATCGTGGATGGATTCAAGACTTTGATGAGTAAtttgtttttccatttttcTATTGATCTTTAACCCTACATAGCCCAAGTAACTGCTGcatatcacgattgcattagtAATTAAGTGACTGTTGTTTTCATGTCGAAACAACCAACGGGTTATTATTCCAATGCGATATAGCCTACTTATATATTCAACAtgtattaaaagtatttcgTC
The genomic region above belongs to Styela clava chromosome 13, kaStyClav1.hap1.2, whole genome shotgun sequence and contains:
- the LOC120332393 gene encoding uncharacterized protein LOC120332393, producing MYRTSNVKGVFLFLLGLYLLQIINGKKVVIIGAGVSGLSAARVLFENGLSDVTILEATDRIGGRIFTTEFQGHMFERGAQWIHGNDGNVVYDYLSEDTNLEVDSWAVYPEYKYYSGRPLTPAIKQFLWNSSDLMDLIDEKLEIGSADELVNTSLGDLTRNIWRQKLRQVSELGLDESLTEPILVNKFANMEVLDGAEPDLVNSLLWNEFIEYGDDIKVLDGYQSLPIKLSKTIPYGAIQLNSRVENIQWDIENGSKVVVKYLNKSNKTQIINADFVLVTISMGCLKKYHRNLFEPELPDNKKTAIQRIGFGTINKMFLFYDNPFWNSEKFAQRYILWDSHEEFTNEILKDEFFDENHWCRNVHTITNYGENFLMIWLTKYTSSIIRKLPEIDLKLTTTNFLRRFLNDPNIPSPDHIIFTEWDLDDNFLGSYSYPAIGQKEQDKEIVAQPLFVNGTARVFFAGEALSLSRYSTVDGAFSSGKNEGERILEILNEKSVTYTALSKHQRSRTTSAIDKRSALLEEGLFKYTMSGKATTYTFLFLLTLSLSQNGNCKKVVIIGAGVSGLSAARVLFENGQSDVTILEATDRIGGRIFTTEFKGHMYERGAQWIHGAEGNPVYEYLHEDTNLEIESWGRYSPAKDSKFQYYSGRPLTPAITDLFWNSSGLVDYIGLEIERLIESVGKSEEEVANLPLGNLARKMWRKKFFKHYSKLGLTREEINPVLMNKFGLLEITDGGHPNIVNCLAWYQYEEYGDNDVKVLDGYMSLPTKLSENIPKSAIKFNSKVQSIQWNKENENRVAITYVNQFNKTEVIHADMVLVTVSVGCLKKYHKTLFDPTLPEKKQAALKKIGFGAINKMFLFYEEPFWGPEKFSERYLLWDSYDELTDTIPEDEFSIKNHWCRGVYKITSYKTNFLMLWITKMTSNRIRNIPEYQLKLTVTNLLRRFLNNPKLSGPDDIITTEWQRDKNFLGTYSYPTIGQMSSHQKKVREPLYVNETPRVFFAGEALSVNRYSTVDGAFSTGKSEGERILKLMQE